Proteins encoded in a region of the Limanda limanda chromosome 17, fLimLim1.1, whole genome shotgun sequence genome:
- the nog1 gene encoding noggin-1 — MDQPQQCVAMYLLLLSLGLLMDSGLCQHYYLLRPIPSDSLPLVELREDPDPVFDPKERDLNETELKSVLGDFDSHFLSVSPPVEDKYTGNEELDDSDVQKPGGVLPKEIRAMDFDVQFGKKHKPSKKLKRRLQQWLWAYSFCPVVYTWTDLGNRFWPRFVRVGSCLSKRSCSVPEGMVCKPATSTHLTILRWRCVQRKGGLKCAWIPVQYPIITDCKCSCSS, encoded by the coding sequence ATGGACCAACCTCAGCAGTGCGTGGCCATGTATCTGTTGCTGCTGTCTCTGGGACTTCTCATGGACAGCGGGCTCTGTCAGCACTACTACCTCCTCCGCCCCATCCCGAGCGACAGTCTGCCGCTGGTGGAGCTCAGAGAAGACCCGGACCCCGTCTTCGACCCCAAGGAGAGGGACCTCAACGAGACCGAGCTGAAGAGCGTCCTGGGGGACTTTGACAGCCACTTTCTGTCCGTCTCGCCGCCCGTGGAGGACAAGTACACCGGGAACGAGGAGCTCGACGACTCGGACGTGCAGAAGCCCGGCGGGGTGCTGCCCAAGGAGATCCGAGCGATGGACTTCGACGTGCAGTTCGGCAAGAAGCACAAGCCGAGTAAGAAACTGAAGCGGCGGCTGCAGCAGTGGCTGTGGGCGTACTCGTTCTGCCCGGTGGTCTACACCTGGACCGACCTGGGGAACCGGTTCTGGCCGCGGTTCGTGCGTGTGGGCAGCTGCCTCAGCAAGAGGTCGTGCTCGGTGCCGGAGGGGATGGTGTGCAAGCCCGCGACCTCCACCCACCTGACGATACTGAGGTGGAGATGCGTGCAGAGGAAGGGGGGGCTGAAGTGCGCTTGGATACCCGTGCAGTACCCCATCATCACAGACTGCAAAtgctcctgctccagctga